The genomic DNA GTGGTCAGGGCGGCACCGTGCCCATTGAATTGGGCGACATCGTCGACGGCATCTCCGCGGCGGGTGGTACCCCGCTGGTGGTGGGCCGGGTCGCCGGTGGGCAGGCTGAGGTGCTGGGCGTCATCCACCTCAAGGACGTCGTCAAGCAGGGCATGCGGGAGCGCTTCGACGAGATGCGCAAGATGGGCATCCGCACCGTCATGATCACCGGCGACAACCCGTTGACCGCCAAGGCGATTGCCGACGAGGCCGGCGTCGACGACTTCCTCGCCGAGGCGACGCCCGAGGACAAGCTGGCGCTGATCAAGAAGGAGCAGGCCGGCGGCAAGCTCGTCGCGATGACCGGTGACGGCACCAACGACGCCCCCGCGCTCGCGCAGGCCGACGTCGGCGTCGCGATGAACACCGGCACCTCGGCGGCCAAAGAGGCCGGCAACATGGTCGACCTCGACTCCGACCCGACCAAGCTCATCGAGATCGTCGAGATCGGCAAGCAGCTGCTGATCACCCGCGGCGCCCTGACCACGTTCTCCATCGCCAACGACATCGCGAAGTACTTCGCGATCATCCCGGCAATGTTCGTGGCGCTGTTCCCCGGCCTGGATCTGCTGAACATCATGCGGCTGCACAGCCCGCAGTCGGCGATCCTGTCGGCGGTGATCTTCAACGCCCTGGTCATCATCGCGCTGATCCCGCTGTCGCTGCGCGGTGTCCGGTACACCCCCAGCAGTGCGTCAAAGCTCTTGAGCCGCAACCTGTACGTCTATGGCCTGGGCGGCATCGTCGCCCCGTTCATCGGCATCAAACTCATCGACCTGCTCATCCAGTTCATCCCGGGGATGTCTTAATCATGAACATCGGCAACCTGATTCGCGTACACAGTGCCGCCCTGCGCGCACTGCTGGTCCTGACCGTCATCACCGGTCTGGCCTACCCGGTGCTGGTCTGGGCCATCGCCCAGCTGCCCGGGCTCAAGGACAAGGCCGACGGCTCGCTCGTCACGGCGGGCGGCAAGGTCGTCGGCAGCTCGCTGATCGGCCAGCTGTTCACCGATGCCAAAGGCAATGCGCTGCCGCAGTATTTCCAGAGCCGGCCGTCGGGCGCCGGCACCGGGTACGACCCGATGGCCAGCGGTGCGAGCAACCTCGGCCCCGAGAACATCGTCGACGCCGCCGGTAAGCCGAGCCTGCTGACCCAGGTGTGCACCCGCAGCTACGCCGTCGCCGAGGCCGAAGGTCTCGACCGCGCTGCCGGTGCCCGTCCGTTCTGCACCGCAGACGGCGTGGGTGCGGTGCTGTCGGTGATCGGCCCGCGGGACGCCACCGGCAACGTCAGCCACCCCACCAAGGTGGTCAGCGTCAATCAGCCGTGCGCCACCACCAAGGTGCCGTTCCTCGCGACGTACGAGGGTGTGCGCGTCGAATGCGCAACGGACGGCGCCGATTACACGGCCGGCCAGATCGTCGCGATCCGCGGCGCCGCGCCAGCCGACCCGCAGGTGCCGGCCGACGCCGTCACCGCCAGCGGCAGCGGCCTGGACCCCGACATCTCGACCGACTACGCAGACCTCCAGGTGGACCGGGTTGCGAAGGCGCGACACCTGTCCGCCGACCAGGTCCGGGCGCTGGTGCGCGACAACACCAGCGGCCGCGCCCTGGGCTTCATGGGTGAGTCGCGCGTCAACGTCCTGCAGCTGAATCTCGCGTTGGACCAGAAGTACCCAGCCCGTATTGGATGATGGGAGACATGGGAACGCCGGACAAGCGGGGCGAGCTACGCATCTACCTGGGTGCGGCCCCCGGCGTGGGCAAGACCTTCTCGATGCTCGGGGAGGCGCACCGCCGCCTCGAGCGCGGCACCGACGTCGTCGCCGCGGTGGTCGAGACGCACGGCCGCAAGAAGACGGCTCAGGCACTGGAAGGCATCGAACGGATCCCGCCGCGGTTCATCGACTACCGCGGCGGGACGTTCGCCGAACTGGATGTCCCCGCGGTGCTGGCCCGCCGCCCCGAGGTGGTGCTGGTCGACGAACTGGCGCACAGCAATACGCCCGGCAGCAAGAACGCCAAACGCTGGCAGGACGTCGAAGAACTGCTCGATGCCGGCATCACCGTCATCTCCACCGTCAACGTCCAGCATCTGGAGAGCCTCAACGACGTCGTCGCCCAGATCACGGGCATCGAGCAACAGGAGACGGTGCCGGACTCGGTGGTGCGCAGTGCCGCCCAGATCGAACTTGTCGACATCACGCCGGAAGCGTTGCGCCGCAGACTGTCCCACGGCAACGTGTACGCACCGGAACGCGTCGATGCAGCGCTGTCCAACTACTTCCGGCAGGGCAACCTCACCGCCCTGCGGGAACTGGCACTGCTGTGGCTGGCCGACCAGGTCGACGCGGCGCTCGCGAAATACCGCGCCGAGCACAATATTTCGGAGACCTGGGAAGCCCGCGAACGCGTTGTCGTGGCGGTCACCGGCGGCCCCGAATCGGAGACCCTGGTACGACGGGCGTCGCGCATCGCCTCCAAATCCAGCGCCGAACTGATGGTGGTACACGTCGTCCGCGGCGACGGCCTGACGGGCGTCTCCGCGCCGCAGATGGGCAAGGTGCGTGAGCTCACCGCCAGCCTCGGCGCCACGCTGCACACCGTCGTCGGCGGCAGCGACGGTGACGTGCCCAGTGCCCTATTGGATTTCGCACGCGAGATGAACGCCACCCAGCTGGTCCTGGGCACCTCGCGACGGTCACGGTGGGCCCGGCTCTTCGATGAGGGCATCGGCGCCAAGACCGTCCAGAACTCCGGCAAGATCGACGTGCACATGGTCACCCATGAGCAGTCCCAGCCCGGCTGGTCGTGGTCGACGGCAACCCGCGGGCAGCGCCACCTGACGTCGTGGCTGGCCGCCGTCGTCGTGCCCGCCATCATCACCGCCATCGCCTCGCTGCTGGACCCGTTCCTGCACGTCGGCGGCGAAAGCGCGGTGTTCTTCATTGGCGTGCTTGTCGTCGCGCTGCTCGGCGGTGTCGCCCCGGCCGCGTTGTCGGCGGTGCTGTCCGGGCTGCTGCTCAACTACTTCTTCGTCGCGCCGCGCTACAGCTTCACCATCGCCGACCCCGACAGCGCCCTGACCATCGTCGTGCTGCTGGCCGTCGCGGTCGCCGTCGCCGCGCTGGTCGACGGCGCCGCCAAACGGTCGAGGGAGGCCCGGCACGCCTCCCAGGAAGCCGAGCTGCTGGCCCTTTTCGCCGGCAGCGTGCTGCGCGGCGCCGACCTCACCACGCTGCTCGAACGCGTCCGCGAGACGTACGCGCAACGGGCCGTCAGCCTGCTGCACGAGGACGACGGGATCATCGCCTGCGTCGGCAAAGACCCCTGTGTGACAGTCGATTCCGCCGACACCGCCATCGAGGTCAGCGACGACGAATACTGGCTGCTGATGGCCGGCCGCAAGACCGAGGCCCGGGATCGCCGGGTGCTCGGCGCCGTCGCCCGGCAGGCGGCAGGGCTGGTGCGCCAGCGCGCCCTGGCCGAGGAAGCCGGCCGTGCCGAAGCCCTGGCGAAGGCCGACGAGCTACGCCGCTCCCTGCTGAGCGCCGTCAGCCACGACCTGCGCACCCCGCTGGCCGCGGCCAAGGCCGCGGTGTCGAGCCTGCGCAGCGAGGATGTCGGATTCTCGCCCGAGGACACCGCCGAACTGCTGGCCACCGTCGAGGAATCGGTGGATCAGCTGACCGCGCTGGTGGGCAACCTGCTCGACTCGTCGCGGCTGGCCGCCGGCGTGGTGAAGCCGGAACTGCGGCGGGTGTACATGGAAGAGGTCGTGCAGCGGGCGCTGCTCGGAATCAGCCGCGGCGCAACCGGTTACGCGAACCGTGGCCTCGACCGGGTCAAGGTCGAAGTGGGCGACGCCGTCGCGCTGGCCGATGCCGGCCTGCTGGAGCGGGTGCTGGTCAACCTCATCGACAACGCGCTGCGCTACTCCGCGGGCAGCGTGGTGCGGGTGAATGCGGGCCAGGTCGGCGAGCGGGTGCTGGTCACCATCGTCGACGAGGGGCCGGGCATCCCCCGCGGCGCCGAGGAACAACTGTTCGCGCCGTTCCAGCGCCTCGGCGACCACGACAACAGCACCGGTGTGGGACTTGGTCTTTCGGTGGCGCGCGGTTTTGTCGAAGCAATGGGTGGCACCATCTCAGCCACCGACACCCCCGGTGGCGGGCTGACCGTCGTGGTGGACCTGGCGGCCGCGGGAAAGGATCGGGTGTGACACGGGTTCTGGTCATCGACGACGAACCACAGATTCTGCGTGCCCTGCGCATCAACCTGTCGGTGCGCGGCTACGACGTCACCGTCGCCGCCACCGGCGCCGAAGCGCTGAAGGCGGCCGCCGAACACAAGCCCGACGTGGTGATCCTGGACCTCGGCCTGCCCGACATGTCCGGCATCGACGTGCTGGCCGGGCTGCGCGGCTGGCTCACGGCACCCGTCATCGTGCTCTCGGCACGCACCGATTCGATGGACAAGGTCGAGGCCCTCGACGCCGGCGCCGACGACTACGTCACCAAGCCGTTCGGCATGGACGAGTTCCTGGCCCGGCTCCGGGCGGCAGTGCGACGAGGCGCGGCCGCGTCCGAAACCGACGAACCCGTCGTCGAGACATCGTCGTTCACCGTCGATCTGGCGGCCAAACGCGTGACACGCAGCGGTGTCGAGGTGCATCTGACGCCCACCGAGTGGGGCATGTTGGAGATGCTGGTGCGCAACCGCGGGAAGCTGGTCGGCCGCGAGGAGTTGCTCAAGGAAGTGTGGGGCCCGGCCTACGCCAAGGAGACCCACTATCTGCGGGTGTACCTGGCGCAGCTGCGCCGCAAGCTCGAGGTCGACCCGTCACACCCCAAGCACCTGCTGACCGAGGCCGGGATGGGCTACCGCTTCCAGGAGTAGGGTCAGCGCTTCACCGCTTGCAGCGTATAGGTCATCGGCACCCGGTCACGCCCGCTGGCGAGGACGTACTCCTCCGCGAAATCGGGGCTGGGAATCATCGCTTCGCCCAACGGATTCCACGGCACCTCGCGATGTTCTTCCAACGCGGTGACCGTGAGTCCGGCCTCGGTGAGGGCGGTGAAGATCTCGCCGAGGCCGTGGTTGAAGTTGACCGACTCCGGCGCGGTGATGACACCCGAGCCCGCGTAGCTCTCGTGGTCGGTGAAAACCGTTCCGGCCGTTTCGAAATAGGGGTACTCCAGAACCAGCAGGCCGTCAGGCCTGGGGTCACACATGGCCCAGAGCACCGGGTGGCCTTCACGCATGAAGAGCCGGCCTCCCGGCCTCAGTAGCTCGGCGACGACGGCCGCCCACTGCCGAATGTCGGGCAACCAGCACAGGGCACCGACGCCGGTATAGACGACGTCGCAGC from Mycolicibacterium phocaicum includes the following:
- a CDS encoding potassium-transporting ATPase subunit C encodes the protein MNIGNLIRVHSAALRALLVLTVITGLAYPVLVWAIAQLPGLKDKADGSLVTAGGKVVGSSLIGQLFTDAKGNALPQYFQSRPSGAGTGYDPMASGASNLGPENIVDAAGKPSLLTQVCTRSYAVAEAEGLDRAAGARPFCTADGVGAVLSVIGPRDATGNVSHPTKVVSVNQPCATTKVPFLATYEGVRVECATDGADYTAGQIVAIRGAAPADPQVPADAVTASGSGLDPDISTDYADLQVDRVAKARHLSADQVRALVRDNTSGRALGFMGESRVNVLQLNLALDQKYPARIG
- a CDS encoding sensor histidine kinase — its product is MGDMGTPDKRGELRIYLGAAPGVGKTFSMLGEAHRRLERGTDVVAAVVETHGRKKTAQALEGIERIPPRFIDYRGGTFAELDVPAVLARRPEVVLVDELAHSNTPGSKNAKRWQDVEELLDAGITVISTVNVQHLESLNDVVAQITGIEQQETVPDSVVRSAAQIELVDITPEALRRRLSHGNVYAPERVDAALSNYFRQGNLTALRELALLWLADQVDAALAKYRAEHNISETWEARERVVVAVTGGPESETLVRRASRIASKSSAELMVVHVVRGDGLTGVSAPQMGKVRELTASLGATLHTVVGGSDGDVPSALLDFAREMNATQLVLGTSRRSRWARLFDEGIGAKTVQNSGKIDVHMVTHEQSQPGWSWSTATRGQRHLTSWLAAVVVPAIITAIASLLDPFLHVGGESAVFFIGVLVVALLGGVAPAALSAVLSGLLLNYFFVAPRYSFTIADPDSALTIVVLLAVAVAVAALVDGAAKRSREARHASQEAELLALFAGSVLRGADLTTLLERVRETYAQRAVSLLHEDDGIIACVGKDPCVTVDSADTAIEVSDDEYWLLMAGRKTEARDRRVLGAVARQAAGLVRQRALAEEAGRAEALAKADELRRSLLSAVSHDLRTPLAAAKAAVSSLRSEDVGFSPEDTAELLATVEESVDQLTALVGNLLDSSRLAAGVVKPELRRVYMEEVVQRALLGISRGATGYANRGLDRVKVEVGDAVALADAGLLERVLVNLIDNALRYSAGSVVRVNAGQVGERVLVTIVDEGPGIPRGAEEQLFAPFQRLGDHDNSTGVGLGLSVARGFVEAMGGTISATDTPGGGLTVVVDLAAAGKDRV
- a CDS encoding response regulator, with the translated sequence MTRVLVIDDEPQILRALRINLSVRGYDVTVAATGAEALKAAAEHKPDVVILDLGLPDMSGIDVLAGLRGWLTAPVIVLSARTDSMDKVEALDAGADDYVTKPFGMDEFLARLRAAVRRGAAASETDEPVVETSSFTVDLAAKRVTRSGVEVHLTPTEWGMLEMLVRNRGKLVGREELLKEVWGPAYAKETHYLRVYLAQLRRKLEVDPSHPKHLLTEAGMGYRFQE
- a CDS encoding class I SAM-dependent methyltransferase, which produces MIDDWRSMNLANWEARVPLHTAPDGYDLAAFDDPEYLSAVVRYDLPRLGRLDGRDVVHLQCHIGTDTVSLDRLGARSVTGLDFSPAALDAGRALSRRANTDVRFVESDVDGAVAALGAACCDVVYTGVGALCWLPDIRQWAAVVAELLRPGGRLFMREGHPVLWAMCDPRPDGLLVLEYPYFETAGTVFTDHESYAGSGVITAPESVNFNHGLGEIFTALTEAGLTVTALEEHREVPWNPLGEAMIPSPDFAEEYVLASGRDRVPMTYTLQAVKR